The proteins below come from a single Danio aesculapii chromosome 23, fDanAes4.1, whole genome shotgun sequence genomic window:
- the LOC130216955 gene encoding secreted frizzled-related protein 5, which translates to MKLATFALLVLLLGIGAMPNGHWEHQGSSRCVPIPANMALCQGLGYSSMRMPNLLGHESPAEAVQQSTSWLPLLARECHPHARIFLCSLFAPVCLERIISPCRSLCVSVRDSCAPIMNCYGYPWPRILQCDQFPKDHLMCISSVANLQNGTNNEGRVVPRASCTDCELEEATSSKELLDLFCKSDFVVKVRLTKLNSSSSVLTMFSLGSRLEVLKHGPLLGGEMRSRLTLWLERDATCVGNLTRNHPDGGTFLLTGTVTGKRLLVNKAFSWGKRQRHLNQAARKWKSHRCRG; encoded by the exons ATGAAGCTGGCCACGTTCGCTTTACTGGTGCTCCTGCTTGGCATAGGTGCCATGCCCAACGGACACTGGGAACATCAAGGATCCTCTCGTTGTGTGCCCATACCAGCCAATATGGCCTTGTGCCAAGGTCTGGGCTACAGCAGCATGCGGATGCCCAACTTGCTGGGACACGAATCTCCAGCTGAAGCGGTGCAGCAGAGTACCAGCTGGCTGCCACTCCTCGCCCGAGAGTGCCACCCGCACGCCCGCATCTTCCTCTGCTCACTCTTCGCTCCTGTGTGTCTCGAGAG GATCATTTCACCATGTAGGAGTTTGTGTGTTTCGGTTCGGGACAGCTGTGCCCCCATCATGAACTGCTATGGTTACCCTTGGCCGAGAATACTACAATGTGACCAGTTTCCCAAAGATCACCTAATGTGCATCTCCTCGGTTGCCAATCTGCAAAACGGCACCAACAATGAAGGACGAG TGGTGCCGCGTGCTAGTTGCACAGACTGTGAATTAGAAGAAGCCACGTCATCCAAAGAACTGCTCGACCTCTTCTGTAAAAGTGACTTTG TGGTTAAAGTGCGTCTAACTAAACTGAACTCCAGCAGTTCCGTTCTGACCATGTTCTCTTTGGGGTCTCGGCTGGAGGTCTTAAAACACGGCCCGCTGCTGGGAGGAGAAATGAGGAGCCGTTTGACACTGTGGCTGGAGCGAGACGCCACCTGTGTGGGCAACCTGACCCGCAACCACCCAGATGGAGGAACCTTCCTGTTGACAGGCACTGTGACAGGCAAGAGGCTGCTGGTCAATAAAGCTTTTAGCTGGGGAAAACGACAGCGCCACCTCAACCAAGCAGCACGCAAGTGGAAAAGCCATCGGTGTAGAGGGTAG